ACTGCCGGAGCTCCCGGGCCGCGAGCGTGATGCAGCCCAGGCTGTCGCCCCGGAAGTCCGTCGTGTGCGTCTCGGGCCGGATCGCCTTCCGCGCGGAGAGCTTGGTGGCGATGGCCCGGGCGAAGGCGTCCCGGTCCGCGGCGGCCGCCGGGCGGCCGAGAGCCGCGAGCGCGAGCACCACGGCGATGATCCCGATCAACGTTCGCATGGCAAGACCTCCTGCGGCGCGGCGTGGCAACACCGAGCGCGGGACGAGGTTGCGCGTCCCCGGGCCGTAGTATGCCGGTTCGCTTCCGGCGGGGAGCGTCTACCGTCCGGGCGGCAGTGCGAAATCGACGCTGACGGAGCCGCCCGGCGGGACGGCCACCGGGCGCTCGGTACGGCCGAGCACCTCGTGCCAGAGCGCGAGCGTGTACGACCCCGGGGGCACGGTGGCGATCGCGAAGCGCCCGTCGGTGCCGGTCACGGCGGCGCGCGGATGGTCGAGGACCACGAGCCAGCCGCGCATCCAGGGGTGCACGTCGCAGCCGAGGCGAACGAGTGCCTCGCCGGTCGGGGGGAGCGCGGCCGCAAGACGGCGCGTCAGGTCCATCGTCTGCCCTGGAACGGCGAGCGCGAGGTTCGCGACCGAGACCTCCGGCTCCGCGACCAGCACGGGATGGGCGTTGTGCAGGATCGGGTCCGAGGTCCGCACGCGCACGCTCTGGCCCCGCGTCACCACCTGCACGCGCGGGATGAAGCGGCAGCGCGCGTTGTCGACCAGCGCCTCGGGGGGCTCGGCCGGCGCGCCGGCCACGACGCCGCGCACGACGACGACCGCGTTCGCCACGCCGCCGTCGTGGTCCACGAGCAGCGACTCGTCGGGGATCTCCGTCCCGCACGCCGCGGGGTCGACGGTCGCGGCGATCGGCGGGCGCGGCCCGGGCGGCGCTCCGGCGAGGCGCACCCGGCCCACGATGCGCCCGGGGCTCGGCTCTTCCGCGCGGGCCAGCGCCGTCGAGAGCAGGACCAGCGCGAGGACCGGACGGCGCACCGCTCCAGTAGACGCGAAGCGCGCGCCTTGACAAGGCGCCGCCCCCTCTGCGACGGGTCGCGCGGCACATGGCCGTCCCACCCGACCTGGCGACACTGCCCAAGGCCGAGGTCCACGTCCACCTCGAGGGCACGGTCCGGCCGGCGACGCTCGAGGAGCTGTGCGCGCGCACGGGCCTGAGCGTGCCGCGCTCGTTCACCGATCTCCCGAGCTTCGTCGAGGTGTACTCCTGCGCGTGGGCCACCATGACCACGCCCGGCGACTACGCGCGGCTCGTGCGCGAGTACTGCGAGGATGCGGCACGCGCCGGCGTGCGCTACGCCGAGCTGGAGCTCACGACCACCGGCCGACCCTACGACTGCCTCGCGGAGGCGGTCGAGGCGGCGGCGCGGCAGCGCGACGTGGTCGTCCGCTTCGTCACCGGCAACGCGCGCGACCTGCCGCTCGAGATCGCCTGGATGATGCTCGAGGCCGCGCGCGGCGTGCCCGAGGTGGTGGCGATCGGCCTCGGCGGGCCCGAGGAGGGCTTCCCGCCCGAGCCGTTCGCCGCCCTCTTCGCCGAGGCGCGCCGGCGCGGCCTGCACGCCGCGCCGCACGCGGGCGAGGCGGCCGGCCCCGCCTCGATCCGCGGCGCGCTCGACGCGCTCGGGGCCGAGCGCATCCAGCACGGCGTGCGGTCGGTCGAGGACCTGGACCTCCTGGCGGAGATCGTGGAGCGGCGCATCCCCCTCGCCGTCTGCCCGACCTCGAACCTCCGCCTGGGCGTCGTGCGCTCGCTCGACGAGCACCCGCTCCGCCGGCTGTGGGACGCGGGCGCCGTCGTGTCGGTCAACACCGACGATCCGGGCTTCTTCGGCTCCGACCTGCTCACGGAGTACGCGATCGCCGGCCGCCTCCTCGTCCTCGACCGGCGGGGCTACGCGCGCCTGGCCGCGAACGCCGTGGACGGCTCCTTCGCGCCCGAAGCGGTGAAGGCGGAGCTGCACGACGCGATCCACGACTGGGCCCGGCGCGGGGATTGAACTCGGCCCTCGCGCGGCCCGCCGGAGGCGCTACTTCACCGCCATCTTCCACGCCACCTTGGTCTCCTCCTTCGGCTTGATGCTCGCCTTCTGCATCGCCTTGCCGAGCTTCTCCTGCCAGAGCTCGACGTCGTAGTCGCCCGGCGCCAGATCGGCGATCTTGAAGCTGCCGTCGGCGGCGGTCACGGCCACGTATGGCGTGTCGGTCGCGACCCAGTACGCGCTCATCCAGCCGTGCACGTCGCACTTGACGGCGATCGTCTCGGGCTTCTCGACCTTGAGCTGGATGACGGGCTTGAACTTCGGCTGCGCCTGGTTCTGCGAGGGGTTGATCGTGGCGGTGGTGTGGATGTTGTGCAGGATGCCGTCGCTGTTCTTCACGTCGACCGTGCTGCCTGCCGGGAAGACGAGCACGTGCGGGTGGAACTCGCACGTCTTCTGATCGAAGACGGGGTGCTCCGCGGGCACCTCCAGCTTCTTCCCCTTC
The sequence above is a segment of the Deltaproteobacteria bacterium genome. Coding sequences within it:
- the add gene encoding adenosine deaminase; this encodes MAVPPDLATLPKAEVHVHLEGTVRPATLEELCARTGLSVPRSFTDLPSFVEVYSCAWATMTTPGDYARLVREYCEDAARAGVRYAELELTTTGRPYDCLAEAVEAAARQRDVVVRFVTGNARDLPLEIAWMMLEAARGVPEVVAIGLGGPEEGFPPEPFAALFAEARRRGLHAAPHAGEAAGPASIRGALDALGAERIQHGVRSVEDLDLLAEIVERRIPLAVCPTSNLRLGVVRSLDEHPLRRLWDAGAVVSVNTDDPGFFGSDLLTEYAIAGRLLVLDRRGYARLAANAVDGSFAPEAVKAELHDAIHDWARRGD